The genomic region AGCGGAGCCGGCGAGCGGCTTCAGCACGCCGCGCAGGGCCTTGCGGCGCTGGGCGAACGCGGCGTCGATGACGGCGAAGACCTCCTCGCGCGTCGCAGTGGTGGTCGGCGGCTCCCGGCGGGTCCAGGCGACCAGCCCGGAGTCGACGTTGGGAGCCGGCCAGAAGACGTTGCGCCCGATCGAGCCGGCGCGGCGCACGTCGGCGTACCAGGCAGCCTTGACCGACGGGACGCCGTACACCTTGGAGCCGGGGCGGGCGGCCAGCCGGTCGGCGACCTCGGCCTGCACCATCACCAGGCCGCGCTCGAGGCTCGGCAGCAGCTCGAGCAGGTGCAGCAGCACCGGCACCGAGACGTTGTAGGGCAGGTTCGCGACCAGGGCCGTCGGTGCGGGGCCCGGGACCTCGGTGACCCGCATCGCGTCGCCGAGGACCAGCTCGAAGCGGTCGGCCTGGGCGGGTGCGTGCTCGGCGATGGTCTGCGGCAGCCGGGCGGCGAGCACCGGGTCCAGCTCGATGGCGGTGACCCGGCCGGCGACCTCGAGCAGCGCCAGGGTGAGCGAGCCGAGACCCGGCCCGACCTCGACCACGACGTCGCCGGAGCCCACCCCGGACTCGCGCACGATGCGGCGCACGGTGTTGGCGTCGATCACGAAGTTCTGACCGCGCTGCTTGGTGGGGCGCAGGTCGAGCTCGGCCGCGAGCTGACGCACCTCCGCCGGTCCGAGGAGCTTCGGACCGGCGGAGGTGTCAGACATAGGCGCCAGCGTAGTCAGCGTGGGCCCGGTTCCCGCAGTCGAGGCGGCCTGCTGGGCGGTGCTCAGCGCAGGCCGAGCTGGGAGGAGCAGTGCGGCCACTGGCCCCAGCCGGCACGCGACTGCAGGATCTGCCCGCGCTTGATCTGCTCCTCGCG from Nocardioides sp. dk884 harbors:
- the rsmA gene encoding 16S rRNA (adenine(1518)-N(6)/adenine(1519)-N(6))-dimethyltransferase RsmA, which codes for MSDTSAGPKLLGPAEVRQLAAELDLRPTKQRGQNFVIDANTVRRIVRESGVGSGDVVVEVGPGLGSLTLALLEVAGRVTAIELDPVLAARLPQTIAEHAPAQADRFELVLGDAMRVTEVPGPAPTALVANLPYNVSVPVLLHLLELLPSLERGLVMVQAEVADRLAARPGSKVYGVPSVKAAWYADVRRAGSIGRNVFWPAPNVDSGLVAWTRREPPTTTATREEVFAVIDAAFAQRRKALRGVLKPLAGSAAVLDAALTSAGIDPLARGESLRIEQFVALTEGIVAARREERG